The proteins below come from a single Candidatus Methylomirabilis tolerans genomic window:
- a CDS encoding ribbon-helix-helix protein, CopG family has protein sequence MARTTIDIDTPLLRELKKLQAREGRSMGKIVSQLLAEALARRTRTPQPPKFQWTSRPMHALVDLSDKEAVYGVLDRDTE, from the coding sequence ATGGCGCGAACGACCATAGACATCGATACTCCACTTTTAAGAGAGCTCAAGAAGCTGCAGGCGCGGGAGGGGCGGTCCATGGGCAAGATCGTGTCGCAGCTCCTGGCGGAAGCTCTTGCGCGGCGGACACGTACGCCTCAACCTCCCAAGTTCCAGTGGACCTCCCGCCCCATGCACGCGCTCGTCGATCTCTCCGATAAAGAAGCTGTGTATGGCGTCCTGGACCGCGATACCGAATGA